From Apium graveolens cultivar Ventura chromosome 9, ASM990537v1, whole genome shotgun sequence, the proteins below share one genomic window:
- the LOC141687120 gene encoding putative folate-biopterin transporter 4, translating to MILPWMNRLRLAFGSSFLWLICLIYFNQGFRSFVWTAVSYQLKDRLKLSPSASQFVTSIAFFPWSIKPLYGILSDCIPIGGRRRIPYLVFATLLSLIPWLILGLSAALRDSKVHLMIFLTVQNLGSAMADVVIDAMIAEAVRHERASFAGDLQSISWMAMALGGIFGSLLGGYALNNIQINVIFFLFSVLPSIQLLSCSFVTEKSVGSEILPGSSDTLESHTMNGDSVDEEDFSIKKSKSKASRRKKNQKKRKKRVVVTDKFQKHEKDGSLASQWFLSLKVATFALFQAFRQPIILRPMAWFFLAQVTVPNLSTMMFFYQTEFLKLEASFLGTTRVVGWLGLMFGTYLYNRHLQKIKLRRILMWAHVGLAFLQLLDLALVSRLNVGFDIPDKIMVLCGSALADAINQFKFMPFLILSGQLCPPGIEGTLFALFMSINNFGSMVGSIVGAALASILNISSGSFSNLPLGIFIQIICTFIPVAFLFLIPKEATGISA from the exons ATGATATTACCATGGATGAATCGGTTACGACTCGCTTTCGGTTCCTCATTTCTCTGGCTTATCTGTTTAATCTACTTTAAccag GGTTTTCGATCATTTGTGTGGACAGCAGTATCTTATCAGCTGAAAGACAGACTTAAGCTGTCACCCTCAGCCTCGCAATTTGTCACATCAATAGCATTTTTCCCGTGGAGCATAAAACCATTATATGG AATCTTGTCCGATTGTATACCAATTGGGGGTAGAAGAAGAATTCCATACCTAGTATTTGCTACTTTGCTTTCTCTAATACCATGGCTCATACTCGGCCTAAGTGCAGCCTTGAGAGATTCCAAAGTGCATCTCATGATTTTCTTGACAGTGCAAAACTTAGGTTCTGCAATGGCAGATGTTGTGATTGATGCAATGATAGCTGAGGCTGTGAGACATGAACG GGCCTCATTTGCTGGTGATCTCCAGTCAATATCTTGGATGGCCATGGCTTTGGGAGGAATTTTCGGGAGTTTACTAGGAGGATATGCTTTAAATAATATCCAGATTaatgtaattttttttcttttttctgtgCTTCCAAGCATTCAGCTTTTGTCATGTAGTTTCGTTACGGAGAAGTCAGTAGGTAGTGAAATTTTGCCTGGTTCTTCAGATACACTAGAATCCCACACTATGAATGGAGATTCAGTGGATGAAGAAGATTTCTCTATTAAGAAATCCAAAAGTAAGGCGTCAAGGAGAAAGAAAAaccaaaagaaaagaaaaaagagagTAGTTGTCACTGATAAATTTCAGAAACACGAGAAAGATGGCTCATTGGCATCTCAATGGTTCTTGTCTCTGAAAGTGGCCACTTTTGCTTTATTCCAAGCTTTTCGTCAGCCAATTATTCTTAG ACCGATGGCTTGGTTTTTCCTAGCTCAAGTGACTGTGCCAAACCTCTCAACTATGATGTTCTTCTACCAGACGGAGTTCTTAAAGCTGGAAGCTTCCTTTTTGGGCACAACACGTGTTGTTGGATGGCTAGGCCTCATGTTTGGAACTTACTTGTACAATCGCCACTTGCAGAAAATAAAATTACGAAGAATTCTCAT GTGGGCTCATGTCGGTCTTGCTTTCTTGCAACTGCTAGATTTAGCATTAGTGTCTCGGCTAAATGTTGGATTTGACATACCCGACAAGATTATGGTTCTATGTGGGTCTGCTCTTGCTGATGCAATTAATCAGTTCAA GTTCATGCCATTTTTGATCTTATCGGGACAGCTGTGCCCTCCGGGTATAGAAGGGACTCTATTCGCCCTCTTCATGTCAATAAACAACTTTGGATCTATGGTCGGGTCAATTGTAGGTGCAGCATTGGCTTCAATTCTAAACATCTCTTCTGGTTCATTTAGCAACCTACCTCTGGGCATTTTCATTCAAATCATCTGCACCTTCATCCCTGTTGCTTTCTTGTTTCTGATACCAAAGGAGGCAACAGGAATATCAGCTTAG